A window of the Microplitis mediator isolate UGA2020A chromosome 5, iyMicMedi2.1, whole genome shotgun sequence genome harbors these coding sequences:
- the LOC130668761 gene encoding uncharacterized protein LOC130668761 — translation MVAEKQIEYVKFQSIIKRLLFIVGLWTKEDSSLLFRSLFHIYLSFFIIPIIGVVNYLITNITNINLATKSLSTLLGFSTVIIKGICFIINRKEVDALHTILDPYFDELLKTPEVSTLVLNKISTFRRLPTFITTFITIVCISYAIVPIISIINQYRHRIWPISYNLVYLTIYPWEISPNSLMYNFHFLDEYLLTISIVLITSSVDSLYTYYIFQMIGMLREISYRISKFDEKNSESIIRQCVDKYDILTQCCGKIEKVYGPIILWTMNVNAIVLCAVIFQLSHAKSIPFVSMVLCAAHACLKLTQVFIFAWAGSLLTTESEKFRDTIYASRWLGNNKLKSSIIIMLSQKPLILTACNLLYVTIDMFVKVINTTISYYLLLKTFEQEA, via the exons ATGGTTGCAGAAAAACAGATAGAATATGTGAAATTTCAAAGTATTATTAAACGATTGCTGTTTATTGTCGGCCTATGGACGAAAGAggattcaagtttattattcCGCTCATTATTTCACATCTATCTGTCATTCTTTATAATTCCAATTATCGGcgtagtaaattatttaataaccaaTATTACTAATATAAATCTCGCCACCAAAAGCTTGAGTACTTTGTTGGGTTTCTCTACAGTCATTATAAAA gGAATATGTTTTATCATAAATCGTAAAGAAGTAGATGCTTTACACACGATTCTTGATCCGTATTTTGATGAATTACTGAAAACGCCCGAAGTTTCAACtctagttttaaataaaatatcaacttTTCGACGTTTACCAACATTCATTACAACTTTCATCACAATTGTTTGCATTTCTTATGCAATTGTACCAATTATTTCGATAATAAATCAGTACCGACATAGAATATGGCCTATTAGTTACAATCTAGTTTATCTGACTATTTATCCTTGGGAAATTTCACCAAATAGTTTAATGTACAATTTTCATTTCCTTGacgaatatttattaaccatCAGCATTGTTCTTATAACTTCTAGTGTCGACAGTCTTTATacgtattatatttttcaaatgatcGGTATGTTACGAGAAATATCCTATcgtatttcaaaattcgatgaaaaaaatagtgagtCAATAATACGTCAATGCGTTGATAAATATGACATACTAACGCAGTGCTGTggcaaaattgaaaaagtttatgGACCAATAATACTATGGACTATGAATGTTAATGCTATTGTACTTTGTGCAGTCATTTTTCAACTTTCTCAT gCAAAATCGATTCCATTTGTCTCAATGGTTCTCTGTGCAGCCCACGCGTGTTTAAAATTAACCCAAGTTTTTATATTTGCGTGGGCGGGATCACTTCTTACTACTGAA AGTGAAAAATTTAGGGATACTATATATGCTTCAAGATGGCTtggaaataacaaattaaagtcatcaataattataatgctTTCCCAAAAGCCACTTATTTTAACagcttgtaatttattatatgttACGATTGATATGTTTGTCAAA gttATAAATACAACaatatcatattatttattgttgaaaacGTTTGAACAGGAAGCTTAA
- the LOC130667356 gene encoding uncharacterized protein LOC130667356: protein MRALYIINMSANKVSDYTTYREITKNLMTISGLWPYKNSNIFYRLIPYIQISINLGMALVILGFVRQHFTNIALVTRGLSIMTSFLTVIIKVICMLINQKDLVELHNNLDPYFNELLKNSKLLKLILKKVKIFRLLSLALVFCVLFSVLFYVATPLIFIIKRHYHHIKITKYPLIYPSGYPWKVTSSGFIYQIHFAFEFLASLALFFVTTSIDSLFTLYIFQMIGQLREISYRITHIDEDENENKDSVVRKCVIQYEKLMRCREILETIYGPVILWIMGTNAIVLCTLLFQISQMKSISIIRGLLFTTYIALKMIQTFMYAWSGSSLTEESENYKHAVYAANWYGNKRLMDSVIITLSQKPLTLTACNFSVVSVDIFVMVLNTTVSYFFLLQTLDDLQSSIGNCVVENYPDAICSLSYDLPAYGYTRDLYTVNMSENKVSDYIMYREVTKKLMTIIGLWPYENSSFFYRLVPYIQMGLNLGMALAIFGFVLEHFPNIALVTRGLSIMTSFITVILKVACLVINQKDLMELHTNLDPHFNRLLNDSKLTELILKKVKIYRFLSWALTFCVFTCLTAYIIAPLVFIINCYFNKTKITKYPLVYPSTYPWKIISNGFVYKLHFIFETLATSALFFVTTSVDSLFTLYIFQMAGQLREMSYSITHIENESDGHAVIGKCVNQYEKLMRCREILETIYGPVILWIMGTNAIVLCTLLFQISQMKSISIIRGLLIGAYVGLKMVQTFMYAWSGSCLTEESEDYRDAVYAANWYGDKHFMDSVIITLSQKPLTLTACNFALVTVDIFVKVLNTTISYFFLLQTIDE, encoded by the exons ATGAGGGctttgtatattataaatatgtctGCGAATAAAGTATCTGATTACACTACATATCGtgaaataactaaaaatttaatgacaatAAGCGGCCTATGGccttacaaaaattcaaatattttttaccggcTCATACCATATATCcaaataagtataaatttaGGAATGGCATTAGTGATACTTGGTTTTGTTCGTCAACATTTTACAAATATTGCCCTAGTTACGCGTGGCTTAAGTATTATGACAAGTTTTTTAACGGTTATTATAAAG GTAATTTGTATGTTGATAAACCAGAAAGATTTAGTGGAGTTACACAATAATCTTGATCCATACTTTAAtgaattactaaaaaattcaaaactattGAAgcttattttgaaaaaagtcaaaatcTTTAGACTTTTATCATTGGCTTTAGTTTTTTGCGTTCTTTTTTCTGTGTTATTTTATGTTGCTACcccactaatttttataataaaacgtcattatcatcatataaaaataacaaaatatccACTGATTTACCCGAGCGGCTACCCGTGGAAAGTAACATCAAGtggatttatttatcaaattcatTTCGCTTTTGAATTTCTTGCTTCATTAGCATTATTTTTCGTAACAACAAGTATCGATTCTCTGTTTAccctttatatttttcaaatgatcGGACAATTACGTGAAATTTCTTATCGCATCACTCATATTGATGAagacgaaaatgaaaataaagacAGTGTAGTTCGCAAATGTGTCATTcagtatgaaaaattaatgagatGCCGTGAAATACTCGAGACAATTTATGGACCAGTGATTCTTTGGATCATGGGAACCAACGCTATTGTGCTTTGTACTCTATTATTTCAGATATCACAG atgaAAAGTATATCTATCATACGAGGATTATTATTCACAACATACATTGCATTGAAAATGATTCAGACATTTATGTACGCTTGGAGTGGATCGAGTTTAACTGAagag agtgaaaattataaacacgCTGTTTATGCTGCCAATTGGTATGGGAATAAACGTCTTATGGACTCTGTAATTATCACACTTTCGCAGAAGCCACTGACTTTGACCGCTTGCAATTTTTCAGTTGTTTCTGTTGACATTTTCGTTATG GTTCTCAATACAACGGTGTCATATTTTTTCCTATTACAAACACTTGATGA tctacaaaGTAGCATTGGGAATTGCGTAGTAGAAAATTACCCAGATGCAATTTGCTCATTATCATACGATTTACCTGCTTATGGATATACGAGGGATTTGTACACTGTAAATATGTCGGAGAACAAAGTATCTGATTATATTATGTATCGTGAagttactaaaaaattaatgaccaTTATCGGACTATGGCCTTAcgaaaattcaagttttttttatcgacttGTTCCATACATTCAAATGGGTTTAAATTTAGGAATGGCATTAGCAATATTTGGTTTTGTTCTTGAACATTTTCCAAATATTGCTCTAGTTACTCGCGGTTTAAGTATTATGACAAGTtttattactgttattttgaag gTTGCATGCTTAGTAATAAATCAAAAAGATTTAATGGAACTACATACGAATCTCGACCCACACTTCAATAGATTATTAAATGACTCAAAACTAACTGAacttattttgaaaaaagttaaaatatatagatttttatcaTGGGCATTAACCTTTTGTGTTTTTACTTGTCTAACAGCTTATATTATTGCtccattagtttttataattaattgttactttaataaaacaaaaataacaaaatatccATTGGTATACCCGAGTACGTATCCATGGAAAATAATATCTAATGGATTTGTGTATAAACTTCACTTTATTTTTGAAACGCTTGCAACGTCAGCTTTATTCTTTGTTACAACGAGTGTAGATTCTCTATTTACGctgtatatttttcaaatggcTGGGCAACTACGAGAAATGTCTTACAGCATTACTCATATTGAAAACGAAAGTGACGGACATGCTGTGATAGGCAAATGTGTTAATcagtatgaaaaattaatgagatGCCGTGAAATACTTGAGACAATTTATGGACCAGTGATTCTTTGGATTATGGGAACTAATGCTATTGTACTTTGTACACTATTGTTTCAAATATCACag ATGAAAAGTATATCTATTATACGAGGGTTATTAATTGGTGCATATGTTGGATTAAAGATGGTGCAAACATTTATGTATGCATGGAGTGGATCATGTTTAACAGAGGag AGTGAAGACTATAGAGATGCTGTTTATGCTGCCAATTGGTACGGAGATAAACATTTTATGGACTCAGTAATCATTACACTTTCTCAAAAACCATTAACTTTGACCGCTTGTAATTTCGCCTTAGTCACTGTTGATATTTTTGtcaag gttCTCAATACGAcgatatcatatttttttctgttacaAACCATTGACGAATAA
- the LOC130668750 gene encoding odorant receptor 13a-like, translated as MHIRVLCLGKMSKSRVSDYKAYRGLTKTLLTVGGLWPYSNSNIFYRILPYIQIILNLGMALAILGFVRDHFSNIALVTRGMSVMTSFLTTILKVTCLVINKEDLMELHENLDPYLNDLLKNSPSTEVILKDINSFKFLSWGLTFFAFIATCFLIFTPLLFILHCHQHEIELINYPLIYPSVYPWKIISNGWIYKMNYVFETLASLILFFVTASVDSLFTLYVFQMVGLLREISYCITRLDEKNVNKDSVICKCITQYEKLMRCREILEKIYGPVILWIMTTNAVVLCTLLFQISQMKSISVTRGLLFTTYITLKMIQTFMYAWSGSCLTDESENYKDAVYAAHWYGNKRFMTSVIIMLAQRPLTLTACNFSTVSLKIFVMVLNTTVSYFFLLQTLDYQE; from the exons ATGCACATACGAGTTCTTTGTCTTGGAAAGATGTCTAAAAGTAGAGTCTCCGATTATAAAGCATATCGCGGACTTACTAAAACATTACTTACAGTCGGAGGTCTTTGGCCTTACAGTAATTCAAATATCTTTTATCGAATTCTACCTTATAtacagattattttaaatttaggaATGGCCTTAGCGATACTCGGTTTCGTTCgcgatcatttttcaaatattgctCTTGTGACACGTGGCATGAGCGTTATGACAAGTTTTTTGACGACAATATTAAAG GTAACATGTTTGGTGATAAATAAAGAAGATTTAATGGAGCTACACGAAAATCTCGATCCATACTTGaatgatttgttaaaaaattcaccGTCAACGgaagtaattttaaaagacatcaatagcttcaaatttttatcatggggtcttactttttttgcatttattgccacgtgttttttgatttttactcCACTGCTATTTATATTACATTGTCATCAACATGAAAtagagttaattaattacccgCTAATCTATCCGAGTGTTTACCCATGgaaaataatatcaaatggatggatttataaaatgaattatgTTTTTGAAACACTTGCATCATTAATACTATTTTTCGTTACCGCAAGTGTAGATTCTTTATTTACACTCTATGTTTTTCAAATGGTTGGACTATTAAGAGAAATTTCATACTGTATTACACgacttgatgaaaaaaatgttaataaagaCAGTGTAATTTGTAAATGCATTACTcagtatgaaaaattaatgagatGTCGcgaaatacttgaaaaaatttatggtccAGTAATTCTTTGGATTATGACAACTAATGCTGTCGTACTTTGTACATTATTATTCCAAATATCACAG ATGAAAAGTATATCCGTTACACGAGGATTGCTATTCACTACTTATATTACATTGAAGATGATTCAAACATTCATGTATGCATGGAGCGGATCGTGTTTAACTGACGAg agtgaaaattataaagatgCTGTTTATGCCGCCCACTGGTATGGAAACAAACGTTTCATGACTTCGGTTATCATTATGCTTGCACAAAGACCACTAACTTTAActgcctgtaacttttctacTGTTtcgcttaaaatttttgtaatg GTGCTCAATACGACAGTatcttatttctttttattacaaaCACTAGACTATCaagaataa
- the LOC130668760 gene encoding putative odorant receptor 92a, which yields MIVEKRLEYMKFQTLIRRLLLVIGFWSSKNSNILFQSLLFLHLSFFIIPIIGVFNFFQTHISNIFLATKGLSVLVGYSTVIMKILCFIINRKDINDLHTILDPYIDELIEKSGLTNVILNGITSFRRLCKIATGFVTISCTSYAIAPIISIISQWRHHIRPIKYNLIYPTAYPWEHPPSGLLYNCHFFNEYLTTFSIISVTASIDSLFVYYVFQIIGMIRDISHHMTCFNEENSEATIRHCVLQYEVLIECRRKIEKVYGPIILWSMGTNAIILCAVIFQLSHAKAIPFTVMVLCAAYAGLKLTQIFIFAWAGSQLTTESENLIDTIYAANWLGNKRTMTSIIIMLSQKPLVLTACSLSTVSIDMFVSVINTTISYYLLLKTFDPDS from the exons ATGATTGTCGAGAAACGATTAGAATATATGAAGTTTCAAACTCTGATAAGGCGATTGCTTTTGGTTATTGGATTCTGGtcatcgaaaaattcaaatatattatttcaatcattattattcttacaTCTGTCATTTTTCATAATACCAATTATTGgggtatttaattttttccaaactcatatttcaaatatttttcttgctACCAAAGGTTTAAGTGTTCTTGTGGGGTATTCAACAGTTATTATGAAA ATATTATGTTTCATTATCAATCGTAAAGATATTAATGACCTGCATACAATCCTCGATCCATACATCGAtgaattaatagaaaaatctGGGCTGacaaatgttattttaaatggaattACAAGTTTCCGACGTTTGTGTAAAATTGCAACGGGTTTTGTTACAATATCTTGTACTTCTTACGCGATAGCGCCTATTATTTCGATAATTAGCCAATGGAGACATCATATACGAcctattaaatataatcttaTTTATCCAACGGCCTATCCTTGGGAACATCCTCCCAGTGGACTCTTGTacaattgtcatttttttaatgaatatctAACGACATTTAGTATTATTTCGGTAACTGCGAGTATAGATAgtctttttgtttattatgtgTTTCAAATAATCGGTATGATACGTGACATTTCGCACCACATGACATGTTTTAATGAGGAAAATAGTGAAGCAACTATACGTCATTGTGTACTACAGTATGAAGTATTGATAGAATGTCGGaggaaaattgaaaaagtttatgGACCAATTATACTTTGGTCTATGGGCACCAATGCAATCATACTCTGTGctgttatttttcaactgtctcat GCAAAAGCTATACCATTCACTGTAATGGTTTTGTGTGCAGCATATGCTggattaaaattaacacaaatttttattttcgcatGGGCTGGATCACAGCTAACAACTGAG agtgaaaatttaatagacaCTATATATGCTGCCAATTGGCTTGGAAATAAACGTACTATgacttcaataataattatgcttTCACAAAAACCACTGGTATTAACAGCTTGCAGCTTATCAACTGTATCGATCGATATGTTTGTGTCA GTGATAAATACAACAatctcttattatttattactaaaaacTTTTGATCCCGATTCCTGa
- the LOC130668759 gene encoding uncharacterized protein LOC130668759, translated as MIANKELEYVKFKNFIKRLLSLIGAWSTEKSNIFVRSLLYIHLSFYIIPSIGVLNFVNINILNIRIVARGLGILMGLSTNIMKAACIVVNHKDVNELRTIFDSYFDTSIRKPELLNIVLNGVSSFRLLTIIGTVLTTIICSCYALFPVISVVNQFKQYSEPIKYKHVFPIIYPWNDSFNSVVYYLHILNENLTSFSLIVITSGVDSLFIYYIFHLIGMVREISYLISSLNNQDNIEATIKQCIFKYELLLKCRDKIEIIFGPIILWNMKTTSLTLCASILQLSNAKSTPLVFIVLCIALTSLKIFQAFILGWMGSRLTIESEKLRDVIYAADWLGNKQVMNSIIIMLSQKPLVIKACQFATVSIEMFSAIINTTISYYLLLKNFEIDS; from the exons ATGATTGCCAATAAAGAGTTAGAATacgtgaaatttaaaaactttatcaaGCGGTTACTTTCGCTCATAGGTGCTTGGTCAACAGAAAAGTCGAATATATTTGTACGATCATTGTTATATATACatctttctttttatattataccttcaatcggagttttgaattttgtcaatattaatatattaaatattagaaTTGTAGCAAGAGGCTTAGGTATTCTCATGGGATTGTCAACGAATATTATGAAA GCAGCCTGTATAGTTGTTAATCACAAGGATGTTAATGAATTACGGACAATTTTCGATTCATATTTCGACACGTCGATAAGAAAACCAGAATTATTGAACATTGTTTTAAATGGAGTATCGAGTTTTCGTCTTTTAACCATAATTGGCACAGTGTTGACAACAATTATTTGCTCATGTTATGCGTTGTTTCCAGTTATTTCTGTGGTTAATCAATTTAAACAATACTCAGAGCCTATAAAATACAAGCATGTTTTCCCAATAATATACCCATGGAATGATTCATTTAATAGTGTGGTATATTATCTACATAtacttaatgaaaatttaacaaGTTTTAGTCTTATTGTAATTACTTCAGGTGTTGAcagtctatttatttattatatttttcatttaattggcATGGTTCGTGAAATATCATATCTTATATCGTCTCTCAATAATCAAGATAACATTGAAGCGACTATAAAAcagtgtatttttaaatatgaattattgTTAAAGTGCcgggataaaattgaaattattttcggACCAATTATTCTGTGGAACATGAAAACGACTTCTCTTACGTTATGTGCTAGTATTCTTCAACTGTCAAAT GCTAAATCAACACCTTTGGTATTTATAGTATTATGTATAGCCCTAACAagtctaaaaatatttcaagctTTCATTTTAGGATGGATGGGATCACGTCTCACTATTGAG AGTGAAAAACTACGTGACGTTATATATGCAGCTGATTGGCTGGGAAATAAACAAGTAatgaattcaataattattatgctcTCTCAAAAACCACTGGTGATAAAAGCGTGTCAATTTGCTACTGTTTCAATCGAAATGTTTTCAGCA atcatAAATACAACGATATCATATTacttattattgaaaaatttcgaaatagACTCTTAA
- the LOC130667358 gene encoding uncharacterized protein LOC130667358 gives MIVDNRLGYVRFQTLIRRLLFIIGFWNTKNSSVLFRSLLLVHLSFFILPLIGVVNFFKTHISNIFLATKGLSVLVGYSTVIMKMICFMINRKDLNELHAILEPYIDGLVEKSGVSNDLLKGVSIFRGLCAGLTGCVTTSSTLYAIIPIMTIISQYRHQRPLKFLHLYPVIYPWERSPSGFIFYCQILNEYFTTFSIITVTAGVDSLFVYYVFQMVGMIRDISYNISSFTDENCEETIRRCVRQYEVLLKCRNKVDKVFGPIILWSMGTNAIVLCGLIFQLSHAKAIPFLTMVLCAAYVSFKVTQIFMFAWAASKFTTESHKLIDTIYAADWIGNKRISTSIIIMLTQRPLVVTACSYSTISIEMFSAVMNTTISYFLLLKNFDPDRYYDIDSNVFTKFTSRNSANMIVGNRLEYMKMQTLIRRLLCIIGFWNTENSNILFRSLLFIHLSFYILPLIGVVNFFKTHISNIFLATKGLASLVGYSTVITKILCFIINRKDINDLHTILDPYIDELIEKSELSSVILNGITRFRRLCKIATCFVIISCTSYTMTPIMSLISQWRHHVRPIKHNLIYSTEYPWVQTPGGFLYYCHFSNECVTTFSIISVTASIDSLYVYYVFQIIGMIRDISHHMTCFNEENSEATIRYCVLQYEVLIQCRKKIEKVYGPIILWSMGTNAIILCAVIFQLSYVKSIPFTVMVLCATHAGLKLTQIFIFAWAGSQLTTESEKLIDTIYATNWLGNKRTMTSIIIMLSQKPLVLTACNFSPVSIDMFVSVINTTISYYLLLKTFDSDP, from the exons ATGATTGTCGATAATCGGTTAGGGTATGTGAGATTTCAAACTTTGATAAGgcgtttactttttattattggGTTCTGGAATACAAAAAATTCTAGTGTATTATTCCGATCATTACTACTTGTACACCTTTCTTTCTTTATACTCCCACTTATTGGggttgttaattttttcaaaactcacATTTCAAATATCTTTCTTGCTACCAAAGGTTTAAGTGTTCTTGTGGGATATTCAACAGTTATTATGAAA ATGATATGTTTCATGATTAATCGTAAAGACTTAAATGAGCTACATGCGATTCTCGAGCCTTATATCGATGGATTAGTTGAGAAATCTGGAGTATCAAATGACCTTTTAAAAGGAGTTTCAATTTTTCGAGGACTATGTGCAGGATTGACGGGTTGTGTAACAACATCATCTACTTTGTATGCAATAATTCCTATTATGACTATAATCAGTCAATACCGACACCAAAGACCTTTAAAATTTCTTCATCTCTATCCTGTGATTTATCCTTGGGAACGATCTCCTAGTGGTTTTATATTCTATtgtcaaattttaaatgaatattttacgACATTTAGTATTATCACTGTAACAGCTGGAGTAGATAgtctttttgtttattatgtatttCAAATGGTCGGTATGATACGGGATATTTCATATAACATATCATCTTTTACTGATGAAAATTGTGAAGAAACTATTCGACGATGCGTACGCCAGTATGAAGTATTACTTAAATGCCGAAATAAAGTCGATAAGGTTTTTGGTCCAATAATACTCTGGTCTATGGGAACCAACGCAATTGTATTGTGTGGacttatttttcaactgtctcat GCTAAAGCTATACCATTTCTTACAATGGTATTATGTGCCGCATATGTTAGTTTCAAagtaacacaaatttttatgttcGCATGGGCAGCATCAAAATTCACTActgag agtcataaattaatagacaCAATCTATGCTGCGGATTGGATTGGAAATAAACGTATTTCgacttcaataataattatgcttACTCAAAGACCACTGGTTGTTACAGCATGCAGCTATTCAACTATATCAATCGAAATGTTTTCAGCA GTTATGAATACGACAATAtcatattttctattattgaAAAACTTCGATCCCGAT agaTACTACGATATTGACTCTAATGTTTTCACAAAGTTCACTAGTCGTAACAGTG CGAATATGATTGTCGGAAACCGATTAGAATATATGAAAATGCAAACTCTGATACGGCGTTTACTTTGTATTATTGGGTTCTGGAATacggaaaattcaaatattttattccgatcattattattcataCACCTTTCTTTCTATATACTACCACTTATTGGTgtcgttaattttttcaaaactcatatttcaaatatctttCTTGCCACTAAAGGTTTAGCTTCTCTTGTGGGGTATTCAACTGTTATAACAAAA ATATTATGTTTCATTATCAATCGTAAAGATATTAATGACCTACATACAATCCTCGATCCATATATCGAtgaattaatagaaaaatccGAGCTATCAAgtgttattttaaatgggataACAAGATTCCGACGTTTGTGTAAAATTGCAACGTGTTTTGTTATAATATCTTGTACTTCTTACACAATGACGCCTATAATGTCGTTAATCAGCCAATGGAGACATCATGTACGACCTATTAAACACAATCTTATTTATTCAACTGAATATCCTTGGGTACAAACTCCTGGTGGTTTTTTATACTATTGTCATTTTTCGAATGAATGTGTAACAACATTTAGTATTATATCAGTAACTGCGAGTATAGATAGTCTTTACGTTTATTATGTGTTTCAAATAATCGGTATGATACGTGACATTTCGCACCACATGACATGTTTTAATGAGGAAAATAGTGAAGCAACTATACGATATTGTGTACTCCAATATGAAGTATTGATACAATGTCggaagaaaattgaaaaagtttatgGACCAATTATACTTTGGTCTATGGGCACCAATGCAATCATACTCTGTGCTGTTATTTTTCAGCTGTCgtat GTAAAATCTATACCATTCACTGTAATGGTTTTGTGTGCAACACATGCTggattaaaattaacacaaatttttattttcgcatGGGCTGGATCACAGTTAACAACTGAG agtgaaaaattaatagacacTATATATGCCACCAATTGGCTTGGAAATAAACGTACTATgacttcaataataattatgcttTCACAAAAACCACTGGTATTAACAGCTTGCAACTTTTCACCTGTATCAATCGATATGTTTGTGTCA GTGATAAATACAACAatctcttattatttattgctaaaaacttttgattctgatccctga
- the LOC130668758 gene encoding odorant receptor 4-like: MSKSDKDDYIAFHKLTKGLLTIGGLWRYEDSGFFYRLLPYKQLAISIGLSLAVLNYVFENFSNLSLVARGLSITTSFLSAAFKVICFMIRREDLTNLHKTLDPYFNEMLKDSKLSKFILKKVNTFRYISLVYAVLLSLCSVFYIVAPLIAIFYCHHHKINLTKYPLIYPTSYPWKITSTGLVYQIHYTFEILASLTLFFVTTSVDSLFTFYIFQMIGQLREISYCITNINDKDDGKSAVCKCVTQYEKILKCREILEKIYGPIILWIMTTNAIVLCTLLFQISQMKSITVIQGILFTTYFVLKMIQTFMYAWSGSCLIEESEDCRDSVYAANWYGNKRFMSSIVIMLSQRPLILTACNFSVVSVKIFVMILNTTISYFFLLQTLDDHE, encoded by the exons ATGTCTAAGAGCGATAAAGACGATTACATAGCATTTCATAAACTCACTAAAGGTTTATTGACTATTGGCGGTCTATGGCGTTATGAAGATTCGGGTTTCTTTTATCGTCTTTTGCCGTACAAACAATTGGCAATAAGTATCGGTTTGTCACTGGCAGTATTGAAttatgtttttgaaaatttttcaaatctttCTCTTGTCGCTAGAGGTTTAAGTATTACGACAAGTTTTTTGTCAGCTGCTTTCaag gtgatttgttttatgataaggCGAGAAGATCTAACGAATCTTCACAAAACCCTTGATCCATATTTCAACGAAATGTTGAaggattcaaaattatcaaaatttattttaaaaaaagtaaatacgTTCCGATATATTTCGCTAGTTTATGCAGTATTACTTTCGTTATGCTCAGTATTTTATATTGTTGCTCCACTAATCGCAATATTCTACTGCCACCAtcacaaaattaatttgaccAAATATCCTCTCATATATCCCACAAGTTATCCATGGAAAATAACTTCTACAGGGCTTGTTTACCAAATTCAttatacttttgaaatacTTGCGTCTTtgactttattttttgtcacaaCAAGTGTCGATTCATTATTtacgttttatatttttcaaatgatcGGACAGTTACGTGAAATTTCTTATTGCATTACGAATATTAATGACAAAGATGATGGAAAAAGTGCAGTATGTAAATGTGTTActcaatatgaaaaaatactaaaatgtcgtgaaatacttgaaaaaatttatgggcCAATTATTCTTTGGATCATGACGACTAATGCCATTGTACTTTGTACactattatttcaaatatcacAG ATGAAAAGTATAACTGTTATACAAGGGATATTATTCACTACATACTTCGTATTGAAGATGATACAGACATTCATGTATGCATGGAGTGGATCATGTTTAATTGAGGAG agTGAAGATTGTAGAGATTCGGTTTATGCTGCCAATTGGTACGGAAATAAACGTTTCATGAGTTCTATTGTTATAATGCTATCGCAACGACCGTTAATTTTAACCGCATGCAACTTTTCGGTTGTttctgttaaaatttttgttatg atcctCAATACCACAATATCATACTTCTTTTTATTACAAACTCTTGACGATCATGAATAA